One Nicotiana tabacum cultivar K326 chromosome 23, ASM71507v2, whole genome shotgun sequence genomic window, AATACTAATAAATAATTGTAAAGAAAACACAGTTAGGTCGGGTAATATAAAAATGTAGaacaattttggtaaataagttttGTATAGTAACAAAAAAATCTCTTTCAGAATGTTGTCAGGACATTCTTTCGGAAAAAGAACTGGCCCGAAGGCCCACCTTCAGGCAAAAGGGCGAGAATTACTGGGCTTTCAGCAGCTTCTTCTGGAGTCAAAGACCCAGTATTACAAGTAATATCTGTTTTCGTATAGCCCGGACAAATACAGTTGACACATATAGAAGAATACTTTTGGGGTACAATTCTTGTGTAAGTATTCAAGGCCGCTTTTGAGACTTTATAAGCTGCCATATCTATGGGCCAACCTTTTTCTTCTAATAAACCCTTCTTGAAATCCATAAGAAACTCATTCAATACTTCATCCACTTTTTCTGTTGTAAGGCCTTCTACATCATTTAAAGCTTTTATGGCCCATTCATTTGATACCAGCTGAAAAGATATTTCAACCAACAaaaagaattaacttaaatagccCACCTAACCGCTTAAATTAGAAATAGTTAACGGGGtctataatatatataattcatgtataattgTATATAATATGGATATAACCAATGCATATTGGTTAGGAAAAGTAAATAGTAAATCCGGCAGGCTATTTGTGTGATGATCCCTTTCAGAAACGggaaggagaaagaaaaaaaaaggcaatAAAAATGCAAGAAAAAAATGTGATATTGTGAGCTGCAACTTGTTCCTTTTTTATTGTAAATATTTGATTCTTAGTACTTCtggtgggattatattgggtacgttattattgttgtattttatTCTTAGTACATATCTCAAATTAGGTACTACATTTTGAATTTTGAGGTAAACGTAATAATTTTGGCCCTAATAATTCAAATGTTGTTGGACACTATGAAACCTACACAATATTTTAGACATATATATCTTATATTTATTTGATTGGTGCAGTCGCCGTGGTGCAGATAAACTTTTACCATATTTTACTAAGTTTGTTATTAGCAAATGGACAAGGAGAAAAAAGGGAATTTCTATGTTTTAGAGGAAATTGTCCAAAGGTCAAGTTAGGAGTACCTTTAATTTTCCAAGCAGTGAAGAAATATTAACAACCCTTGGTAAAGGAGACAAGAGTAGTAGTGGAATAAAGGCTTCAATCATTCTTTTTGCTCCATAATAATTAGTGGTTACACATTCTTCTGCCCATTCATAAGTCTCAGTGAGTTTCCCATTTGACTTGATTGGAGCTTCATCCTCCTGCATTAATTAGTATATGTGAGAGTTAACCACATCAAAAGATTTAATAcaaaattcaattttttaattaCTATCAATGAGTACATTTTTCACACAATTGTATTGTTTATGGAATTGTCTAATTTCCTAGGGAGAGGATGATAGCTTAGAGAGATATAATTCGAACCTTAGCTTCCGCTTGGCCATAAAATTAgggagtttttttaaaaaaattattttcaaatatctgtttgtttatagatttaagctatttttggcagattttgaaaacaaaatctttaaatttcaaaagtatttatagagtagtttttgaagttttctactcacaaaacttcaaattcttTTCAATTGAAATGCATATCCAAACacaattttaactttcaaaaacTACTTTACATCTCATCTTCATAAActtattttttcaagtttcaaaacTTATGTTCAAACGGTAGCTAGCTTAATATATGAATATGGAATCTAGTGACCTCATAATTCTGATGTTCAAGTGGACTTTTCATATTTTCCTTAATAACTATGTGGAATTGTTATAAGAAAAATGACACTTAACCTAATGTTATTGCACCTACTGGTTAAATAAACTTTGAAATAGGTGGCTATATTAACATGACATAAGCTTCAAAGTAATGGCTACAAGACTCTAATATTCACAAATGAGAAAAGGATAGTATGTCCAAACTCGATAGATCATTTACTCAACAAATTATGCTTCAACCTTATATAAAGTTAGGGTTGATTATATGAATCTTTAAAACAAATCCAGTAATATCGGGTTGTTATGAAAATGTGACgagaaattaaaggaaaatatatgAAGTAATTAACCTCAGTTGTAATGCCTAAACCTCGAGCAGCATCTCGTTCTATTAGCTCCGGAAGGATTGAAACATCCCCCTCAATCATTAGTCCATTAATTCCTGCATTATTTACCTGTAAATATCCACTTTCACACTTTCTTAATTACCAATTAGGGAaggttttttcaaaaaataaaaagaaaaaaaatgtggaAGGTAAAGTGAACAAGCTATCTTTCTCCTGAATATATCTcgtggaaaaataaaaataaactgaaaattaattaaatcgcaacTCGTACAAATAGATTATGATGGTTTAGTTTAGTTCTAAAGTTAATTAATCAACTCATAAGAATAACCCTTCAATTACGTAATGTTGTCTCATATTAGAGTTAAATTAAAGTAAACTTGTCTCGTTTTTCTGTTTTTTGAGAGTTCCAATAAACAAAAATTTCTTAACAAATCAAGTACTTGCAAATATTTTGATATGTTTCATATGCTTATTAAATAGATATTTCCAAATGTTTAACTTTTATTCTATGTATTAATAGTATAATAAATTTTTTGTACTAATAAATACATTAGTATATGTGATTAATCATTTTTAAAGCGCGTGATTAGTAATTCAAAAACTAAACAAATTATTTACAATTGATGTAGATTTtctatcaaacaaaaaaaaatgtataGAAGATAGATTTTGGTCCACATATGTGGGGACTTTCTATGTCTCCACTGCTCGTCCACTAAACTCCAACTTGACAAGAAA contains:
- the LOC107762361 gene encoding (+)-neomenthol dehydrogenase isoform X2, with the protein product MKKGVMVVLTARDEKRGKEAVEKLMRESSSQELTQNLVVFHQVDVVDPASISSLFDFIKSKYGKLDILVNNAGINGLMIEGDVSILPELIERDAARGLGITTEEDEAPIKSNGKLTETYEWAEECVTTNYYGAKRMIEAFIPLLLLSPLPRVVNISSLLGKLKLVSNEWAIKALNDVEGLTTEKVDEVLNEFLMDFKKGLLEEKGWPIDMAAYKVSKAALNTYTRIVPQKYSSICVNCICPGYTKTDITCNTGSLTPEEAAESPVILALLPEGGPSGQFFFRKNVLTTF
- the LOC107762361 gene encoding (+)-neomenthol dehydrogenase isoform X1; its protein translation is MAEESINKHQTRKYAVVTGGNKGIGYEICRQLMKKGVMVVLTARDEKRGKEAVEKLMRESSSQELTQNLVVFHQVDVVDPASISSLFDFIKSKYGKLDILVNNAGINGLMIEGDVSILPELIERDAARGLGITTEEDEAPIKSNGKLTETYEWAEECVTTNYYGAKRMIEAFIPLLLLSPLPRVVNISSLLGKLKLVSNEWAIKALNDVEGLTTEKVDEVLNEFLMDFKKGLLEEKGWPIDMAAYKVSKAALNTYTRIVPQKYSSICVNCICPGYTKTDITCNTGSLTPEEAAESPVILALLPEGGPSGQFFFRKNVLTTF